Proteins encoded in a region of the Sander lucioperca isolate FBNREF2018 chromosome 18, SLUC_FBN_1.2, whole genome shotgun sequence genome:
- the ypel5 gene encoding protein yippee-like 5: MGRIFLDHIGGTRLFSCANCDTILTNRSELISTRFTGATGRAFLFNKVVNLQYSEVQDRVMLTGRHMVRDVSCKNCNSKLGWIYEFATEDSQRYKEGRVILERALVRESEGFEEHVPSDNS, translated from the exons ATGGGACGCATCTTCTTGGACCACATTGGCGGAACTCGCCTCTTCTCCTGTGCCAACTGCGACACCATCCTGACCAACAGGTCTGAGCTTATCTCAACACGCTTCACAGGAGCCACAGGCAGAGCTTTCCTCTTCAACAAG GTGGTGAACCTCCAGTATAGCGAGGTGCAGGACAGAGTGATGCTAACCGGCAGGCACATGGTGCGTGACGTCAGCTGCAAGAACTGCAACAGCAAGTTGGGTTGGATCTACGAGTTTGCTACTGAGGACAGTCAGCGGTACAAAGAGGGACGTGTCATCCTGGAGAGGGCGCTGGTTAGGGAGAGTGAGGGTTTTGAGGAGCATGTCCCCTCAGACAACTCATGA
- the plb1 gene encoding phospholipase B1, membrane-associated isoform X2 produces MKVATTHYKISLTLLSYKLRGKRGGYYNNLQCGRYSVSNHNMTRSALLILAALIGSCAQFTDTVNVDVRKNELPPEKTESYMPILCSPTPAPSSPSSSVHTLRPADISAVYVMGIPLSQRVEASRVVNRVAELLSMFNPEVITQHVVQPSLQPRSLLEEAEELSLSLLHQVTDWKFGVLFVSADFMCACSPHVAADVKAVVQEVEAALQLLQKRLHHSLVHVVVWSTNHQQDKCDCMRDESINQRLHKATLLKTLQDSLSHVLENPKWHSERADFTAVLQSAPVIPEPISDSENTWSDLNQLALQLWTNLLQPSAGQADVMDTSIIAIPCPTQERPFLRTQKNSPTDTEGKVNSKASTLTDPVMGTEIPCTDRSPSPTTPTSVHELRPGDIKVVAAVGDSLTAANGVGAKTDNLLLVINEYRGLSWSIGGDENITNVTTLPNILREFNPSLTGFSEGIGNENSRQAFLNQAVAGAKSGDMELQVRVLVDKMKNDSRIDFNNDWKVITMFIGGNDICDFCTDSVFFSPRNVVGRIRQALDILHSEVPRAIVNLIELLNVVPLRDLHSDNTLGCPTWFAKLICPCILKPKKGSSELQKVIDINKAYQHAMKELIDSGRYDTHHNFTVVLQPFLREIFLPKLEDGRPDRSYFSPDCFHLSQKAHTLMAQALWNNMLEPVGNKTFKQDFTTGIDLKCPSETNPFFRTAVNSNYTFPGPPPTPAPVTNWGSDFSCINTAPSNSVPTSAHRLRPADIKVVAALGDSITAGFGAKAKTLLQLRTEYRGVSWSIGGDKSLETVTTLPNILKKFNPNIKGVSKGQGKWQTGFNMAVSGAKISGIPEQVRRLIDTMKNNSAVDFENDWKLVTLFIGGNDLCQYCNDRASLSPQNYIHHMMTSLDILYKEVPKTIVNVLEILEIEGLRRIKRDSLGCSVLQKYVCPCFLLPGEDSPELAEIKRINRELQIETEKLVYGSRYNEREDFAVVLQPFFRNTIVPLNADGRPDTTYFSEDCFHFSERGHADMAAALWNNMLEPVDKKQAYNNFTNSRNNIKCPSEEHPYIFTKVNSFPSSTTTTAPTTQSTALPLASQCTDNVPVWLAAVLAVTGLLIGWAVTWLLLSRRAKRSKQMMTAAVEMKGTVF; encoded by the exons ATGAAAGTAGCAACAACCCACTACAAAATTAGCCTAACGTTACTctcttacaa GCTGAGGGGGAAAAGAGGAGGGTATTATAATAACCTTCAGTGTGGAAGGTACTCAGTGTCTAACCACAATATGACTAGATCTGCACTCCTGATCCTGGCAGCCCTTATTGGATCCTGCGCTCAGTTTACAG ATACTGTCAATGTTGATGTACGAAAAAATGAACTACCACCAGAGAAG ACAGAAAGTTACATGCCAATACTCTGCTCACCTACACCTGCCCCCTCATCCCCATCCTCTTCAG TTCATACTCTCAGACCTGCTGATATCTCAGCTGTTTATGTCATGGGGATTCCACTCTCACAAag GGTTGAAGCATCCAGAGTGGTCAATAGAGTCGCTG AGTTGCTGTCCATGTTTAACCCTGAAGTGATCACTCAACATGTGGTTCAGCCCTCATTGCAGccaag aagCTTGTTGGAGGAAGCTGAGGaactatctctctccctcttacATCAG GTGACAGACTGGAAGTTTGGGGTGCTGTTTGTCTCGGCAGATTTCATGTGTGCCTGCTCACCACAT GTTGCTGCAGATGTTAAAGCTGTAGTGCAGGAAGTGGAGGCAGCTCTGCAGTTGTTGCAAAAAAGG TTGCATCACAGTTTAGTTCACGTTGTGGTCTGGAGCACAAATCATCAGCAGGACAA GTGTGACTGTATGAGAGACGAAAGCATAAACCAGCGATTACATAAAGCAACTCTTCTGAAAACACTGCAG GACTCTCTAAGTCATGTCTTGGAAAACCCAAAGTGGCACAGCGAAAGGGCAGACTTCACTGCTGTACTGCAGTCTGCACCAGTTATCCCTGAACCCATCTCAGATTCT GAGAACACATGGTCTGACCTAAACCAATTAGCTTTGCAACTGTGGACAAACCTg CTTCAGCCATCGGCAGGTCAGGCAGATGTCATGGACACAAGCATCATTGCTATTCCTTGCCCTACCCAG GAACGGCCTTTCCTGCGGACGCAGAAGAATTCCCCCACTGACACAGAGGGCAAAGTTAACAGCAAAGCCTCGACACTAACAGATCCT GTTATGGGTACTGAGATACCTTGCACAGACCGCAGTCCATCTCCCACTACACCCACTTCAG TTCATGAACTCAGACCTGGAGATATCAAGGTGGTGGCAGCAGTAGGCGACTCTCTTACA GCAGCCAATGGCGTGGGCGCAAAGACGGACAACCTTCTGTTAGTGATTAATGAGTACAGAGGACTGTCATGGAG CATTGGTGGTGATGAAAACATTACCAATGTGACCACTCTGCCAA ACATCCTGAGGGAGTTTAACCCCTCGCTGACCGGATTCTCAGAGGGAATTGGTAACGAGAACTCTCGTCAAGCCTTCCTCAATCAGGCTGTGGCAGGAGCCAAGAGTGG TGACATGGAACTCCAGGTGCGCGTCCTAGtggacaaaatgaaaaatgattcG CGCATTGATTTCAACAACGATTGGAAAGTGATAACCATGTTTATTGGTGGCAATGACATATGTGACTTCTGCACAGACAGC GTTTTTTTCTCCCCCAGGAATGTGGTCGGTCGAATCCGCCAAGCTCTGGACATACTCCATAGTGAA GTGCCTCGTGCCATTGTCAATCTGATAGAGCTGTTAAACGTTGTACCGTTGCGTGATCTGCACAGCGATAACACTCTGGGCTGTCCCACCTGGTTTGCAAA attAATTTGCCCCTGCATACTAAAGCCTAAAAAAGGCTCCTCTGAACTTCAGAAGGTCATTGACATCAATAAAGCCTATCAG CATGCTATGAAAGAGCTAATTGACTCTGGGCGGTATGACACACACCATAACTTCACTGTGGTGCTGCAGCCTTTCCTCAGGGAGATTTTCCTTCCCAAGTTAGAG GATGGTCGGCCTGATCGCTCGTACTTTTCACCCGACTGTTTTCATCTCAGCCAGAAGGCTCACACACTCATGGCTCAGGCTCTTTGGAACAACATG TTAGAGCCAGTGGGCAACAAGACCTTTAAACAAGACTTCACGACTGGCATTGATCTGAAGTGTCCCTCTGAG accaacccattttttAGGACTGCTGTCAACAGCAACTACACCTTTCCAGGCCCTCCCCCCACTCCGGCTCCTGTTACA AATTGGGGCAGTGACTTTTCCTGCATTAACACAGCTCCATCCAACTCTGTGCCCACTTCAG CTCACAGGTTACGACCAGCAGATATCAAAGTGGTGGCAGCTTTGGGAGACTCTATAACG GCCGGCTTTGGTGCTAAGGCAAAGACTCTCCTGCAGCTAAGAACTGAGTACAGAGGGGTGTCATGGAG cattggAGGAGACAAAAGTCTTGAGACTGTCACAACATTACCTA aTATACTTAAGAAGTTCAATCCTAACATCAAAGGAGTGTCAAAGGGACAAGGCAAATGGCAGACTGGCTTCAACATGGCTGTATCAGGAGCTAAGATATC AGGGATCCCAGAGCAGGTCCGCCGCCTGATTGATACCATGAAGAATAACTCT GCGGTGGATTTTGAGAATGACTGGAAGCTGGTGACCCTCTTCATTGGAGGCAATGACCTGTGTCAGTACTGCAATGACCGG GCCTCTTTGTCACCTCAGAACTACATCCATCATATGATGACAAGCTTGGATATACTTTAcaaagag GTTCCCAAGACAATTGTCAATGTGTTGGAGATCCTAGAAATCGAAGGCCTTCGCAGGATCAAACGGGATAGTCTCGGGTGCAGTGTGTTACAAAA GTATGTCTGCCCGTGCTTCCTGTTACCAGGAGAGGATTCCCCAGAGCTGGCTGAAATAAAACGGATCAATCGGGAACTACAG ATTGAGACGGAAAAATTGGTATATGGAAGCCGCTACAATGAGAGAGAGGACTTTGCTGTGGTCCTGCAGCCCTTTTTTAGAAACACCATTGTTCCTTTGAATGCT GACGGCAGACCTGACACCACCTACTTCTCTGAGGACTGTTTCCACTTCAGTGAACGGGGACATGCTGACATGGCTGCAGCTCTGTGGAACAACATG TTGGAACCAGTGGATAAAAAACAGGCATACAATAATTTCACAAATTCCAGAAATAACATCAAGTGCCCCAGTGAG GAGCATCCTTACATCTTCACAAAAGTGAACAGCTTTCCCAGTTCAACCACCACCACAGCACCCACAACTCAAAGCACAGCCCTGCCTCTCGCCTCTCAATGCACGGACAACGTGCCAGTGTGGCTCGCTGCTGTGCTGGCCGTAACGGgtcttctgattggctgggcTGTCACCTGGCTCCTCCTCTCCCGCAGAGCCAAGAGAAGCAAGCAGATGATGACAGCTGCAGTGGAGATGAAGGGCACTGTGTTTTAA
- the plb1 gene encoding phospholipase B1, membrane-associated isoform X1 gives MKVATTHYKISLTLLSYKLRGKRGGYYNNLQCGRYSVSNHNMTRSALLILAALIGSCAQFTDTVNVDVRKNELPPEKTESYMPILCSPTPAPSSPSSSVHTLRPADISAVYVMGIPLSQRVEASRVVNRVAELLSMFNPEVITQHVVQPSLQPRSLLEEAEELSLSLLHQVTDWKFGVLFVSADFMCACSPHVAADVKAVVQEVEAALQLLQKRLHHSLVHVVVWSTNHQQDNRCDCMRDESINQRLHKATLLKTLQDSLSHVLENPKWHSERADFTAVLQSAPVIPEPISDSENTWSDLNQLALQLWTNLLQPSAGQADVMDTSIIAIPCPTQERPFLRTQKNSPTDTEGKVNSKASTLTDPVMGTEIPCTDRSPSPTTPTSVHELRPGDIKVVAAVGDSLTAANGVGAKTDNLLLVINEYRGLSWSIGGDENITNVTTLPNILREFNPSLTGFSEGIGNENSRQAFLNQAVAGAKSGDMELQVRVLVDKMKNDSRIDFNNDWKVITMFIGGNDICDFCTDSVFFSPRNVVGRIRQALDILHSEVPRAIVNLIELLNVVPLRDLHSDNTLGCPTWFAKLICPCILKPKKGSSELQKVIDINKAYQHAMKELIDSGRYDTHHNFTVVLQPFLREIFLPKLEDGRPDRSYFSPDCFHLSQKAHTLMAQALWNNMLEPVGNKTFKQDFTTGIDLKCPSETNPFFRTAVNSNYTFPGPPPTPAPVTNWGSDFSCINTAPSNSVPTSAHRLRPADIKVVAALGDSITAGFGAKAKTLLQLRTEYRGVSWSIGGDKSLETVTTLPNILKKFNPNIKGVSKGQGKWQTGFNMAVSGAKISGIPEQVRRLIDTMKNNSAVDFENDWKLVTLFIGGNDLCQYCNDRASLSPQNYIHHMMTSLDILYKEVPKTIVNVLEILEIEGLRRIKRDSLGCSVLQKYVCPCFLLPGEDSPELAEIKRINRELQIETEKLVYGSRYNEREDFAVVLQPFFRNTIVPLNADGRPDTTYFSEDCFHFSERGHADMAAALWNNMLEPVDKKQAYNNFTNSRNNIKCPSEEHPYIFTKVNSFPSSTTTTAPTTQSTALPLASQCTDNVPVWLAAVLAVTGLLIGWAVTWLLLSRRAKRSKQMMTAAVEMKGTVF, from the exons ATGAAAGTAGCAACAACCCACTACAAAATTAGCCTAACGTTACTctcttacaa GCTGAGGGGGAAAAGAGGAGGGTATTATAATAACCTTCAGTGTGGAAGGTACTCAGTGTCTAACCACAATATGACTAGATCTGCACTCCTGATCCTGGCAGCCCTTATTGGATCCTGCGCTCAGTTTACAG ATACTGTCAATGTTGATGTACGAAAAAATGAACTACCACCAGAGAAG ACAGAAAGTTACATGCCAATACTCTGCTCACCTACACCTGCCCCCTCATCCCCATCCTCTTCAG TTCATACTCTCAGACCTGCTGATATCTCAGCTGTTTATGTCATGGGGATTCCACTCTCACAAag GGTTGAAGCATCCAGAGTGGTCAATAGAGTCGCTG AGTTGCTGTCCATGTTTAACCCTGAAGTGATCACTCAACATGTGGTTCAGCCCTCATTGCAGccaag aagCTTGTTGGAGGAAGCTGAGGaactatctctctccctcttacATCAG GTGACAGACTGGAAGTTTGGGGTGCTGTTTGTCTCGGCAGATTTCATGTGTGCCTGCTCACCACAT GTTGCTGCAGATGTTAAAGCTGTAGTGCAGGAAGTGGAGGCAGCTCTGCAGTTGTTGCAAAAAAGG TTGCATCACAGTTTAGTTCACGTTGTGGTCTGGAGCACAAATCATCAGCAGGACAA CAGGTGTGACTGTATGAGAGACGAAAGCATAAACCAGCGATTACATAAAGCAACTCTTCTGAAAACACTGCAG GACTCTCTAAGTCATGTCTTGGAAAACCCAAAGTGGCACAGCGAAAGGGCAGACTTCACTGCTGTACTGCAGTCTGCACCAGTTATCCCTGAACCCATCTCAGATTCT GAGAACACATGGTCTGACCTAAACCAATTAGCTTTGCAACTGTGGACAAACCTg CTTCAGCCATCGGCAGGTCAGGCAGATGTCATGGACACAAGCATCATTGCTATTCCTTGCCCTACCCAG GAACGGCCTTTCCTGCGGACGCAGAAGAATTCCCCCACTGACACAGAGGGCAAAGTTAACAGCAAAGCCTCGACACTAACAGATCCT GTTATGGGTACTGAGATACCTTGCACAGACCGCAGTCCATCTCCCACTACACCCACTTCAG TTCATGAACTCAGACCTGGAGATATCAAGGTGGTGGCAGCAGTAGGCGACTCTCTTACA GCAGCCAATGGCGTGGGCGCAAAGACGGACAACCTTCTGTTAGTGATTAATGAGTACAGAGGACTGTCATGGAG CATTGGTGGTGATGAAAACATTACCAATGTGACCACTCTGCCAA ACATCCTGAGGGAGTTTAACCCCTCGCTGACCGGATTCTCAGAGGGAATTGGTAACGAGAACTCTCGTCAAGCCTTCCTCAATCAGGCTGTGGCAGGAGCCAAGAGTGG TGACATGGAACTCCAGGTGCGCGTCCTAGtggacaaaatgaaaaatgattcG CGCATTGATTTCAACAACGATTGGAAAGTGATAACCATGTTTATTGGTGGCAATGACATATGTGACTTCTGCACAGACAGC GTTTTTTTCTCCCCCAGGAATGTGGTCGGTCGAATCCGCCAAGCTCTGGACATACTCCATAGTGAA GTGCCTCGTGCCATTGTCAATCTGATAGAGCTGTTAAACGTTGTACCGTTGCGTGATCTGCACAGCGATAACACTCTGGGCTGTCCCACCTGGTTTGCAAA attAATTTGCCCCTGCATACTAAAGCCTAAAAAAGGCTCCTCTGAACTTCAGAAGGTCATTGACATCAATAAAGCCTATCAG CATGCTATGAAAGAGCTAATTGACTCTGGGCGGTATGACACACACCATAACTTCACTGTGGTGCTGCAGCCTTTCCTCAGGGAGATTTTCCTTCCCAAGTTAGAG GATGGTCGGCCTGATCGCTCGTACTTTTCACCCGACTGTTTTCATCTCAGCCAGAAGGCTCACACACTCATGGCTCAGGCTCTTTGGAACAACATG TTAGAGCCAGTGGGCAACAAGACCTTTAAACAAGACTTCACGACTGGCATTGATCTGAAGTGTCCCTCTGAG accaacccattttttAGGACTGCTGTCAACAGCAACTACACCTTTCCAGGCCCTCCCCCCACTCCGGCTCCTGTTACA AATTGGGGCAGTGACTTTTCCTGCATTAACACAGCTCCATCCAACTCTGTGCCCACTTCAG CTCACAGGTTACGACCAGCAGATATCAAAGTGGTGGCAGCTTTGGGAGACTCTATAACG GCCGGCTTTGGTGCTAAGGCAAAGACTCTCCTGCAGCTAAGAACTGAGTACAGAGGGGTGTCATGGAG cattggAGGAGACAAAAGTCTTGAGACTGTCACAACATTACCTA aTATACTTAAGAAGTTCAATCCTAACATCAAAGGAGTGTCAAAGGGACAAGGCAAATGGCAGACTGGCTTCAACATGGCTGTATCAGGAGCTAAGATATC AGGGATCCCAGAGCAGGTCCGCCGCCTGATTGATACCATGAAGAATAACTCT GCGGTGGATTTTGAGAATGACTGGAAGCTGGTGACCCTCTTCATTGGAGGCAATGACCTGTGTCAGTACTGCAATGACCGG GCCTCTTTGTCACCTCAGAACTACATCCATCATATGATGACAAGCTTGGATATACTTTAcaaagag GTTCCCAAGACAATTGTCAATGTGTTGGAGATCCTAGAAATCGAAGGCCTTCGCAGGATCAAACGGGATAGTCTCGGGTGCAGTGTGTTACAAAA GTATGTCTGCCCGTGCTTCCTGTTACCAGGAGAGGATTCCCCAGAGCTGGCTGAAATAAAACGGATCAATCGGGAACTACAG ATTGAGACGGAAAAATTGGTATATGGAAGCCGCTACAATGAGAGAGAGGACTTTGCTGTGGTCCTGCAGCCCTTTTTTAGAAACACCATTGTTCCTTTGAATGCT GACGGCAGACCTGACACCACCTACTTCTCTGAGGACTGTTTCCACTTCAGTGAACGGGGACATGCTGACATGGCTGCAGCTCTGTGGAACAACATG TTGGAACCAGTGGATAAAAAACAGGCATACAATAATTTCACAAATTCCAGAAATAACATCAAGTGCCCCAGTGAG GAGCATCCTTACATCTTCACAAAAGTGAACAGCTTTCCCAGTTCAACCACCACCACAGCACCCACAACTCAAAGCACAGCCCTGCCTCTCGCCTCTCAATGCACGGACAACGTGCCAGTGTGGCTCGCTGCTGTGCTGGCCGTAACGGgtcttctgattggctgggcTGTCACCTGGCTCCTCCTCTCCCGCAGAGCCAAGAGAAGCAAGCAGATGATGACAGCTGCAGTGGAGATGAAGGGCACTGTGTTTTAA
- the plb1 gene encoding phospholipase B1, membrane-associated isoform X3: protein MTRSALLILAALIGSCAQFTDTVNVDVRKNELPPEKTESYMPILCSPTPAPSSPSSSVHTLRPADISAVYVMGIPLSQRVEASRVVNRVAELLSMFNPEVITQHVVQPSLQPRSLLEEAEELSLSLLHQVTDWKFGVLFVSADFMCACSPHVAADVKAVVQEVEAALQLLQKRLHHSLVHVVVWSTNHQQDNRCDCMRDESINQRLHKATLLKTLQDSLSHVLENPKWHSERADFTAVLQSAPVIPEPISDSENTWSDLNQLALQLWTNLLQPSAGQADVMDTSIIAIPCPTQERPFLRTQKNSPTDTEGKVNSKASTLTDPVMGTEIPCTDRSPSPTTPTSVHELRPGDIKVVAAVGDSLTAANGVGAKTDNLLLVINEYRGLSWSIGGDENITNVTTLPNILREFNPSLTGFSEGIGNENSRQAFLNQAVAGAKSGDMELQVRVLVDKMKNDSRIDFNNDWKVITMFIGGNDICDFCTDSVFFSPRNVVGRIRQALDILHSEVPRAIVNLIELLNVVPLRDLHSDNTLGCPTWFAKLICPCILKPKKGSSELQKVIDINKAYQHAMKELIDSGRYDTHHNFTVVLQPFLREIFLPKLEDGRPDRSYFSPDCFHLSQKAHTLMAQALWNNMLEPVGNKTFKQDFTTGIDLKCPSETNPFFRTAVNSNYTFPGPPPTPAPVTNWGSDFSCINTAPSNSVPTSAHRLRPADIKVVAALGDSITAGFGAKAKTLLQLRTEYRGVSWSIGGDKSLETVTTLPNILKKFNPNIKGVSKGQGKWQTGFNMAVSGAKISGIPEQVRRLIDTMKNNSAVDFENDWKLVTLFIGGNDLCQYCNDRASLSPQNYIHHMMTSLDILYKEVPKTIVNVLEILEIEGLRRIKRDSLGCSVLQKYVCPCFLLPGEDSPELAEIKRINRELQIETEKLVYGSRYNEREDFAVVLQPFFRNTIVPLNADGRPDTTYFSEDCFHFSERGHADMAAALWNNMLEPVDKKQAYNNFTNSRNNIKCPSEEHPYIFTKVNSFPSSTTTTAPTTQSTALPLASQCTDNVPVWLAAVLAVTGLLIGWAVTWLLLSRRAKRSKQMMTAAVEMKGTVF, encoded by the exons ATGACTAGATCTGCACTCCTGATCCTGGCAGCCCTTATTGGATCCTGCGCTCAGTTTACAG ATACTGTCAATGTTGATGTACGAAAAAATGAACTACCACCAGAGAAG ACAGAAAGTTACATGCCAATACTCTGCTCACCTACACCTGCCCCCTCATCCCCATCCTCTTCAG TTCATACTCTCAGACCTGCTGATATCTCAGCTGTTTATGTCATGGGGATTCCACTCTCACAAag GGTTGAAGCATCCAGAGTGGTCAATAGAGTCGCTG AGTTGCTGTCCATGTTTAACCCTGAAGTGATCACTCAACATGTGGTTCAGCCCTCATTGCAGccaag aagCTTGTTGGAGGAAGCTGAGGaactatctctctccctcttacATCAG GTGACAGACTGGAAGTTTGGGGTGCTGTTTGTCTCGGCAGATTTCATGTGTGCCTGCTCACCACAT GTTGCTGCAGATGTTAAAGCTGTAGTGCAGGAAGTGGAGGCAGCTCTGCAGTTGTTGCAAAAAAGG TTGCATCACAGTTTAGTTCACGTTGTGGTCTGGAGCACAAATCATCAGCAGGACAA CAGGTGTGACTGTATGAGAGACGAAAGCATAAACCAGCGATTACATAAAGCAACTCTTCTGAAAACACTGCAG GACTCTCTAAGTCATGTCTTGGAAAACCCAAAGTGGCACAGCGAAAGGGCAGACTTCACTGCTGTACTGCAGTCTGCACCAGTTATCCCTGAACCCATCTCAGATTCT GAGAACACATGGTCTGACCTAAACCAATTAGCTTTGCAACTGTGGACAAACCTg CTTCAGCCATCGGCAGGTCAGGCAGATGTCATGGACACAAGCATCATTGCTATTCCTTGCCCTACCCAG GAACGGCCTTTCCTGCGGACGCAGAAGAATTCCCCCACTGACACAGAGGGCAAAGTTAACAGCAAAGCCTCGACACTAACAGATCCT GTTATGGGTACTGAGATACCTTGCACAGACCGCAGTCCATCTCCCACTACACCCACTTCAG TTCATGAACTCAGACCTGGAGATATCAAGGTGGTGGCAGCAGTAGGCGACTCTCTTACA GCAGCCAATGGCGTGGGCGCAAAGACGGACAACCTTCTGTTAGTGATTAATGAGTACAGAGGACTGTCATGGAG CATTGGTGGTGATGAAAACATTACCAATGTGACCACTCTGCCAA ACATCCTGAGGGAGTTTAACCCCTCGCTGACCGGATTCTCAGAGGGAATTGGTAACGAGAACTCTCGTCAAGCCTTCCTCAATCAGGCTGTGGCAGGAGCCAAGAGTGG TGACATGGAACTCCAGGTGCGCGTCCTAGtggacaaaatgaaaaatgattcG CGCATTGATTTCAACAACGATTGGAAAGTGATAACCATGTTTATTGGTGGCAATGACATATGTGACTTCTGCACAGACAGC GTTTTTTTCTCCCCCAGGAATGTGGTCGGTCGAATCCGCCAAGCTCTGGACATACTCCATAGTGAA GTGCCTCGTGCCATTGTCAATCTGATAGAGCTGTTAAACGTTGTACCGTTGCGTGATCTGCACAGCGATAACACTCTGGGCTGTCCCACCTGGTTTGCAAA attAATTTGCCCCTGCATACTAAAGCCTAAAAAAGGCTCCTCTGAACTTCAGAAGGTCATTGACATCAATAAAGCCTATCAG CATGCTATGAAAGAGCTAATTGACTCTGGGCGGTATGACACACACCATAACTTCACTGTGGTGCTGCAGCCTTTCCTCAGGGAGATTTTCCTTCCCAAGTTAGAG GATGGTCGGCCTGATCGCTCGTACTTTTCACCCGACTGTTTTCATCTCAGCCAGAAGGCTCACACACTCATGGCTCAGGCTCTTTGGAACAACATG TTAGAGCCAGTGGGCAACAAGACCTTTAAACAAGACTTCACGACTGGCATTGATCTGAAGTGTCCCTCTGAG accaacccattttttAGGACTGCTGTCAACAGCAACTACACCTTTCCAGGCCCTCCCCCCACTCCGGCTCCTGTTACA AATTGGGGCAGTGACTTTTCCTGCATTAACACAGCTCCATCCAACTCTGTGCCCACTTCAG CTCACAGGTTACGACCAGCAGATATCAAAGTGGTGGCAGCTTTGGGAGACTCTATAACG GCCGGCTTTGGTGCTAAGGCAAAGACTCTCCTGCAGCTAAGAACTGAGTACAGAGGGGTGTCATGGAG cattggAGGAGACAAAAGTCTTGAGACTGTCACAACATTACCTA aTATACTTAAGAAGTTCAATCCTAACATCAAAGGAGTGTCAAAGGGACAAGGCAAATGGCAGACTGGCTTCAACATGGCTGTATCAGGAGCTAAGATATC AGGGATCCCAGAGCAGGTCCGCCGCCTGATTGATACCATGAAGAATAACTCT GCGGTGGATTTTGAGAATGACTGGAAGCTGGTGACCCTCTTCATTGGAGGCAATGACCTGTGTCAGTACTGCAATGACCGG GCCTCTTTGTCACCTCAGAACTACATCCATCATATGATGACAAGCTTGGATATACTTTAcaaagag GTTCCCAAGACAATTGTCAATGTGTTGGAGATCCTAGAAATCGAAGGCCTTCGCAGGATCAAACGGGATAGTCTCGGGTGCAGTGTGTTACAAAA GTATGTCTGCCCGTGCTTCCTGTTACCAGGAGAGGATTCCCCAGAGCTGGCTGAAATAAAACGGATCAATCGGGAACTACAG ATTGAGACGGAAAAATTGGTATATGGAAGCCGCTACAATGAGAGAGAGGACTTTGCTGTGGTCCTGCAGCCCTTTTTTAGAAACACCATTGTTCCTTTGAATGCT GACGGCAGACCTGACACCACCTACTTCTCTGAGGACTGTTTCCACTTCAGTGAACGGGGACATGCTGACATGGCTGCAGCTCTGTGGAACAACATG TTGGAACCAGTGGATAAAAAACAGGCATACAATAATTTCACAAATTCCAGAAATAACATCAAGTGCCCCAGTGAG GAGCATCCTTACATCTTCACAAAAGTGAACAGCTTTCCCAGTTCAACCACCACCACAGCACCCACAACTCAAAGCACAGCCCTGCCTCTCGCCTCTCAATGCACGGACAACGTGCCAGTGTGGCTCGCTGCTGTGCTGGCCGTAACGGgtcttctgattggctgggcTGTCACCTGGCTCCTCCTCTCCCGCAGAGCCAAGAGAAGCAAGCAGATGATGACAGCTGCAGTGGAGATGAAGGGCACTGTGTTTTAA